In Bacteroidota bacterium, one genomic interval encodes:
- a CDS encoding methyltransferase domain-containing protein: MEGPKDTWASGLHYEPFIGRWSRKVAAEFLAWISLPPGSRVLDVGCGTGALSQSVLQNTSPGSVTGIDPSPEFVSFARQQIPDQRATFKVGSAESMEFPDAAFNATLSALVLNFVPHPDLAVAEMRRVTLASGFVAAYLWDYSGRMELLRYFWDAAGSLDERALELDEGRRFPLCRPEPLRQLFDSAELRNVEVRPIDIDTVFRDFNDYWDPILGGQGPAPGYAMSLTEGRREELRDRIRGTLPVSGDGSIRLTARAWAVRGTP, encoded by the coding sequence ATCGAAGGACCCAAAGATACCTGGGCAAGCGGCCTCCACTACGAACCGTTCATCGGCCGTTGGAGCCGGAAAGTAGCCGCGGAGTTTCTCGCCTGGATTTCACTCCCTCCGGGGAGCCGCGTGCTCGATGTCGGATGCGGCACCGGCGCTTTATCGCAATCTGTTCTCCAGAATACTTCCCCGGGTTCGGTTACCGGAATCGATCCCTCCCCCGAATTTGTCTCCTTCGCACGGCAACAAATCCCCGACCAGCGGGCAACCTTCAAGGTTGGTTCGGCAGAGTCCATGGAGTTCCCGGACGCCGCCTTCAATGCCACACTATCAGCTCTTGTCCTGAATTTTGTCCCCCATCCGGACCTGGCCGTCGCAGAGATGCGCCGGGTAACCCTTGCCAGTGGATTCGTCGCGGCATATCTCTGGGATTATTCCGGCAGGATGGAGCTTCTCCGGTATTTTTGGGACGCCGCCGGCTCACTCGACGAGAGGGCGCTCGAACTCGACGAGGGCCGCCGCTTTCCCCTTTGCCGGCCGGAACCCCTCCGACAATTATTCGATTCGGCAGAATTACGGAACGTGGAGGTGCGCCCTATAGACATCGACACGGTTTTTCGAGATTTCAACGACTATTGGGATCCGATTCTGGGCGGCCAAGGTCCTGCTCCGGGCTATGCGATGTCGCTTACGGAAGGGCGACGGGAGGAGCTTAGGGACCGTATCCGGGGGACTCTCCCCGTCTCCGGCGATGGTTCCATTCGATTGACAGCCCGGGCCTGGGCTGTACGCGGCACTCCCTGA
- a CDS encoding serine hydrolase: protein MSLVVILSFLHPMTPSGDGSAPSPGGPPLPLADSVRSTSARDLMGLWQAKHRYGPDVRGTLIVTQTNGGWRAEIAGQTAEPTLNGDTLRFELRDGKNAFLGRFDPGRAKIAGQWIQIQNCTSPVALTKYGQDTWRGEVKPLDDAFTFYLMVKSRPDGSIGAFLRNPERNIGYLQYPVDHMEKVGDSVRLFAANKGNSRGRLLAEGKYDAERELLSIYIANRGGTYDFSRVSPGEACDYYPRGRPSVPYAYAPPPAFDDGWPTGSLESVGISRDSMERFIRMIIDKPGDSILASQVHGVLIARHGKLVLEEYFHGESREKPHDTRSAAKSLTATLIGAAMQAGVPLNVSTPVYQAMNGGTFPPGLEPRKRAVTLEHLITMSSGLDCDDSDPKSPGAEDYVTDESGATDYYQYTLALKMIREPGEKSVYASMSPNLAGGVLKHASGRSLPDLMEELIAQPLHMKTYYLGLTPTGDTYMGGGARFLPRDFMKLGQLHLNGGIWNGHRVLSAEWCRKATSHLVSIGTRKYGYLWWVEEYPYKGRTLRAFFAAGNGGQIVMGIPDLDLVIAFYGGNYGDPALFIPQREYVPKYILPAVDSDK from the coding sequence ATGTCGCTCGTTGTGATCCTTTCGTTTCTCCATCCGATGACCCCGAGCGGAGATGGTAGCGCCCCATCTCCGGGCGGACCCCCCCTTCCCCTCGCCGATTCCGTCCGTTCGACCTCAGCGCGCGATCTGATGGGCCTCTGGCAGGCGAAGCACCGGTACGGTCCCGACGTTCGCGGGACCCTGATCGTCACTCAGACGAACGGAGGGTGGCGGGCGGAGATCGCGGGCCAGACAGCGGAACCCACTCTGAACGGGGACACACTCCGTTTTGAATTGCGGGACGGAAAGAACGCCTTTCTCGGCAGATTCGATCCGGGCCGTGCGAAGATCGCCGGACAGTGGATCCAGATCCAGAACTGCACCTCGCCCGTCGCGCTCACGAAGTACGGCCAGGATACCTGGCGCGGAGAGGTGAAGCCGCTTGATGACGCCTTCACCTTCTACCTGATGGTCAAGTCGAGGCCGGACGGTTCGATCGGAGCCTTCCTCAGAAACCCAGAACGAAACATCGGCTACCTACAATACCCGGTGGACCACATGGAGAAGGTTGGAGACTCGGTAAGACTCTTCGCGGCAAATAAAGGAAACAGCCGGGGACGCCTCCTTGCGGAAGGAAAGTACGACGCGGAGAGGGAGCTTCTCTCGATCTACATCGCGAACCGGGGCGGGACATACGATTTCAGCCGGGTCAGTCCCGGCGAGGCGTGCGATTACTATCCCAGAGGGAGGCCGTCGGTCCCCTATGCGTACGCACCCCCGCCGGCGTTCGACGACGGGTGGCCGACCGGATCGCTTGAGTCGGTGGGCATCTCCCGGGATAGCATGGAACGATTCATCCGGATGATCATCGACAAACCGGGGGATTCAATCCTGGCATCGCAGGTTCATGGCGTCCTGATCGCCCGGCACGGCAAGCTCGTTCTCGAAGAGTATTTTCACGGCGAGAGCCGCGAGAAGCCCCACGATACCCGCTCTGCCGCCAAAAGTCTGACCGCGACCCTCATCGGAGCCGCAATGCAAGCCGGGGTTCCCCTGAACGTATCCACTCCCGTCTACCAGGCGATGAACGGCGGCACGTTTCCACCGGGCCTGGAGCCGCGGAAGCGCGCCGTCACGCTTGAGCATTTGATCACGATGTCCTCCGGGCTGGATTGCGACGACAGCGACCCCAAATCGCCGGGCGCCGAGGATTACGTGACCGACGAAAGCGGGGCGACCGACTACTACCAATACACATTGGCTCTCAAGATGATCCGCGAGCCGGGCGAGAAGTCGGTTTACGCCAGCATGAGCCCGAATCTCGCGGGCGGAGTCCTGAAACATGCCTCCGGGCGATCGCTGCCCGACCTGATGGAGGAGCTCATCGCTCAGCCACTCCACATGAAAACGTACTACCTGGGTCTGACCCCGACAGGCGACACCTACATGGGGGGCGGAGCGAGGTTCCTGCCGCGGGACTTCATGAAGCTCGGCCAGCTGCACCTGAACGGGGGGATATGGAACGGGCACAGGGTTCTATCGGCGGAATGGTGCCGCAAAGCCACCTCCCACCTGGTGTCAATCGGCACCCGGAAGTACGGGTACCTATGGTGGGTGGAAGAATATCCCTACAAGGGGCGTACACTCCGCGCCTTCTTTGCCGCGGGGAACGGTGGCCAGATCGTGATGGGGATTCCGGATCTGGATCTGGTGATCGCATTCTACGGGGGCAACTACGGCGACCCCGCGCTTTTCATCCCGCAGCGGGAGTACGTTCCGAAGTATATCCTGCCGGCGGTGGATTCAGACAAGTAA
- a CDS encoding FG-GAP-like repeat-containing protein, with protein MKLSYRVALLCAVPLLFLSFSESNSQFKVWQKKFNGPGAAVGLNPINPSTVFVQGNDNRIWVSRDRGANWSSLPPVLPSLLREILVHPKDTLTMFTVDQFNGLKKTTNGGTTWFTVIANYGIDGESISYDPSHPDTMYAGNFTDAAVFRSTDRGSTWTLKGHAGTSGLCGLVVRPDSGDILYAGAGFGQISKSTNQGQNWHLVKPGGSQEIPKFAIDPTNPQIAYATAFAGTLSSDGVWKTTDGGEHWALTALASRSMWCIDIDPQHPGTVYAGAFDDPVIGGISKTTDGGATWVQLDKGLDKGYAMWNMKVDPLDSTNIYVACTIGDFGNNGVYKLANANAGVEGVVRDSLTNAPIASGVLTINPVGAAFNLAFEGGGFDLYRFPPDTTSVLTANVFINSQLFQVRTIVLLNDSIIQKDVIVQPGEIRGTVFNDLNLDSVQNGGEPGLFDWIVLMTGQTSATIHSDVSGNYVIGDLFPGSYNVSEQAHLGWVQTSPHPPSYNISVSLANKFFTGKNFGNHTAHHITRIVPPPDSNNVPRTVSIFAAFDTLMDVTQFNDTSSWIVSGSSSGRHRGSFVFGAGDSTVTFTPADSFQAGEVVTVNATNKLHGAGGSPFSPFADQFTIGVPSSPGTFTPRIDYTVGSGPWAVAVADMNGDGWNDIVSAVSGPSAAAVSLNNGNGTFAAAVPYSTGATPHAVVLGDVDNDGDLDVVVANSGATTVTVLKNNGDGTLAGRVDYSAGGNPSSVSLADLDGDGYPDIIITNTSSNNIAILMNDGAGNFSTPHPYPSGNQPWWSTVADVNRDGGLDLLVANSLATSTISYLSNIGSGKVAAPVPSTVGGFVRSVAAADFTNERRIDFAAANSSTTSVSVYRQDINGIFANRTDVTVGSGPWAVATGDFDGDGYIDVCAVNATTGSISVLHNVGGGASFSRTDYNTGSVPRGLAVADLDGDGDLDIVVANGGASTVSVFLNSIITSGLTGWNLVSLPVRPASFLKSSVYPNAISRAFAYQGAYIVRDTLENGVGYWIKMDTAQVFGYNGQNFLADTVTVTTGWNLIGSVAKSISTGSIVATPSGILSSPFFGFNGSYQTAVSLDPGYGYWVKIKSGGGTLSMNAPPGQQPKIAAGRNELDLFSSLALTDSKGRKATLYFSSAPDARPVISRYEAPPPAPEESFDVRFASQRLAEVALADAPQAFPIRVDNAAYPLTITWKLNGGESRSWSVNAGGAGKNLVENGKYVVNASSSGSQATILLTASPAGESIVPTEFLLAQNYPNPFNPTTEIQYRLAAEGRVTLTIHNLLGQEIARLVDGDHPAGYYAAHWDASGAPSGIYYARLSVSSKAGVQLYQATKKLVLMK; from the coding sequence ATGAAACTTTCGTACCGCGTTGCACTCTTGTGCGCCGTCCCGCTTCTGTTCCTCTCCTTTTCTGAATCCAATTCGCAGTTCAAAGTCTGGCAAAAGAAATTCAACGGCCCGGGCGCGGCGGTAGGATTAAACCCCATCAATCCGAGCACGGTCTTCGTGCAGGGGAACGATAACCGCATCTGGGTGTCGCGCGACAGGGGCGCAAACTGGAGCTCGCTCCCACCGGTCCTGCCATCGTTGCTCCGCGAAATTCTCGTTCACCCAAAGGATACGTTGACGATGTTCACGGTCGACCAGTTTAACGGCCTTAAAAAGACGACGAACGGGGGCACGACCTGGTTTACGGTCATCGCCAATTACGGCATCGACGGCGAGTCCATCAGCTACGACCCCTCGCATCCCGACACGATGTACGCCGGAAACTTCACGGACGCCGCCGTTTTCCGTTCGACCGACAGGGGATCCACCTGGACGCTCAAGGGCCATGCGGGGACAAGCGGGCTTTGCGGGCTGGTGGTTCGCCCCGATAGCGGTGACATCCTCTATGCCGGAGCGGGATTCGGGCAGATTTCCAAGTCCACGAATCAGGGCCAGAACTGGCATCTTGTAAAACCGGGCGGCTCGCAGGAGATCCCGAAGTTCGCGATCGATCCCACCAACCCTCAGATCGCGTACGCGACGGCGTTCGCGGGGACCCTCAGCTCCGACGGCGTCTGGAAAACGACCGACGGCGGAGAGCACTGGGCGTTGACGGCGCTCGCCTCGAGGTCGATGTGGTGCATCGACATCGATCCGCAGCATCCGGGCACGGTCTATGCCGGCGCGTTTGACGATCCGGTCATCGGCGGCATTTCGAAGACTACGGACGGTGGCGCGACGTGGGTGCAGCTCGATAAGGGGCTGGACAAGGGTTACGCGATGTGGAACATGAAGGTCGACCCTCTCGATAGCACGAACATCTACGTCGCATGCACGATCGGCGACTTCGGGAACAACGGGGTCTACAAGCTTGCGAATGCGAACGCTGGCGTCGAAGGCGTCGTGCGCGACAGCCTCACGAACGCGCCGATCGCCTCGGGAGTCCTGACCATCAACCCGGTGGGCGCGGCATTCAATCTCGCCTTTGAAGGGGGTGGGTTCGACCTCTATCGATTCCCGCCCGACACCACGAGCGTGCTCACGGCAAACGTGTTTATCAACTCGCAACTGTTCCAGGTGCGCACGATCGTCCTTCTGAACGACTCGATCATCCAGAAAGATGTCATCGTCCAGCCCGGAGAAATCAGGGGAACCGTCTTTAACGATCTGAACCTCGACAGCGTGCAAAACGGAGGCGAGCCCGGATTGTTCGACTGGATCGTCCTTATGACGGGCCAGACCTCGGCGACGATCCATTCGGATGTCAGCGGCAACTACGTGATCGGCGATTTGTTTCCGGGCTCGTACAACGTGAGCGAACAGGCGCACCTCGGGTGGGTTCAGACATCACCGCATCCCCCCAGCTACAATATTTCGGTTTCGCTCGCCAACAAATTCTTCACGGGGAAGAATTTCGGAAACCATACGGCTCACCACATTACGAGGATTGTTCCCCCTCCGGACTCGAATAATGTTCCCCGTACGGTCTCGATCTTCGCGGCGTTCGACACGCTGATGGATGTCACCCAGTTCAACGACACCTCCTCGTGGATCGTCAGCGGCTCGTCCAGCGGCAGGCACCGGGGATCGTTCGTCTTCGGGGCCGGCGACTCGACAGTCACGTTCACCCCGGCCGATTCGTTCCAGGCGGGCGAGGTCGTGACGGTGAATGCCACGAATAAGCTGCATGGCGCGGGAGGGTCTCCGTTCTCGCCCTTCGCGGATCAGTTTACGATCGGCGTCCCCTCTTCTCCCGGTACCTTCACACCCAGGATCGATTACACCGTCGGTTCGGGCCCCTGGGCGGTCGCCGTCGCGGACATGAACGGCGACGGATGGAACGACATTGTGAGCGCAGTCTCCGGCCCGAGCGCGGCGGCGGTTTCGCTCAATAACGGCAACGGCACATTCGCCGCGGCCGTTCCTTACTCGACCGGCGCGACTCCCCACGCGGTCGTCCTCGGTGACGTCGATAACGACGGAGACCTCGACGTTGTCGTGGCGAACAGCGGCGCGACGACCGTCACAGTCCTGAAGAATAACGGCGACGGCACACTCGCCGGCAGGGTCGATTATTCCGCGGGAGGAAACCCATCCTCCGTCTCCCTTGCGGATCTGGACGGCGACGGGTATCCCGATATCATCATCACCAACACCTCGTCGAACAATATTGCGATCCTGATGAACGACGGCGCGGGCAATTTTTCCACCCCCCATCCTTACCCGTCGGGAAATCAGCCGTGGTGGAGCACAGTCGCGGACGTCAACCGGGACGGGGGCCTCGATCTCCTCGTGGCGAACAGCCTCGCCACCTCGACGATTTCGTATCTCTCCAATATCGGATCGGGCAAGGTCGCCGCTCCGGTCCCATCCACGGTGGGCGGGTTCGTGCGGTCGGTCGCAGCGGCGGATTTCACGAATGAACGGCGCATCGATTTTGCGGCGGCCAATTCGAGCACAACCTCGGTCAGCGTCTATCGCCAGGACATCAACGGAATCTTTGCGAACCGGACTGATGTCACGGTCGGCTCGGGTCCCTGGGCGGTCGCGACGGGAGATTTTGACGGAGACGGATACATCGATGTGTGCGCGGTGAACGCCACCACGGGTTCGATATCGGTTCTCCACAACGTCGGCGGCGGGGCGAGCTTTTCGCGCACCGATTATAACACCGGGTCGGTCCCCAGGGGCCTTGCGGTGGCGGATCTTGACGGCGACGGGGATTTGGATATCGTCGTCGCAAACGGGGGAGCGAGCACCGTTTCGGTCTTCCTGAACAGCATCATTACATCGGGACTCACCGGTTGGAACCTCGTCTCTCTCCCGGTTCGACCTGCGAGCTTCTTAAAGAGTTCGGTCTACCCCAACGCCATTTCGAGAGCGTTCGCCTATCAGGGGGCATATATCGTGCGCGACACGCTCGAGAATGGGGTGGGATACTGGATAAAAATGGATACCGCCCAGGTCTTCGGTTACAACGGGCAGAATTTTCTGGCCGATACGGTCACTGTGACAACGGGCTGGAACCTGATCGGGAGCGTCGCGAAGTCGATCAGCACCGGATCGATCGTGGCGACACCATCGGGCATTCTCTCGTCGCCATTTTTCGGGTTCAACGGCTCATACCAGACCGCCGTATCTCTTGATCCCGGTTACGGTTACTGGGTGAAGATAAAATCGGGAGGTGGGACGCTTTCGATGAACGCGCCGCCTGGTCAGCAGCCAAAGATCGCCGCGGGCAGGAATGAACTCGACCTCTTCAGTTCTCTTGCGCTCACGGACAGCAAGGGCCGGAAAGCTACCCTCTATTTCTCCTCGGCTCCCGATGCCCGGCCGGTCATTTCAAGGTATGAGGCCCCTCCGCCCGCGCCGGAAGAATCGTTCGACGTCCGTTTTGCGTCGCAGCGGCTTGCCGAAGTTGCGCTTGCAGACGCCCCTCAGGCGTTCCCCATACGGGTCGACAACGCGGCCTATCCGCTCACGATCACCTGGAAGCTGAACGGTGGAGAATCCCGATCCTGGAGCGTCAACGCCGGTGGCGCCGGGAAAAACCTTGTAGAGAACGGGAAGTATGTCGTGAATGCGTCGTCTTCGGGATCCCAGGCGACGATCCTCCTGACGGCGAGCCCGGCAGGGGAGTCGATCGTTCCGACCGAGTTCCTGCTCGCGCAAAATTACCCCAACCCGTTCAATCCGACGACGGAAATTCAGTACCGGCTGGCGGCGGAGGGACGCGTAACACTGACGATCCATAATCTTCTGGGACAGGAAATTGCGCGCCTGGTGGACGGCGATCATCCCGCGGGTTACTACGCCGCGCACTGGGACGCCTCAGGAGCCCCCAGCGGAATCTACTACGCGCGCCTGAGCGTGAGTTCGAAGGCCGGAGTGCAGCTCTACCAGGCGACGAAGAAGCTTGTGCTGATGAAGTAG
- a CDS encoding pitrilysin family protein, translating to MLDPSLIRAAASFVAYVLIVAGPSLFAQAPDRSKPPSPGPIPSLKLPPIQHLKLSNDLQVILMEKHNVSLVQMELVAQTGSAMDPPALPGLADMTASMLEEGAGSRTALQLADAIDFLGANISPYAGQHTLGVVMHASLSKVDSALALFADMVLRPTFPSEELERNRKERLTTLTQWRDDPPQISRVLFNQTLFGPDHPYGRITIGNEKSLRAMSVDDLRKFHRKYVRPNNSALIVVGDVTAKEILPRLEDAFGKWERGETDQQPFPAAEQVKERTVYLVDKPGAPQSVITVGRIGARRATEDYFPLIVMNTILGGSFRSRLNQNLRETHGYTYGAFSGFDFLMNPGAFRAAASVQTAVTDKALTEFMKEIKGILEPVSDEELSRAENYLTLKYPGNFQSVAQVADQLVDLFLYRLGDEYFDEYNSRVRAVTKEDVQRVARKYLDPEKMAIVVVGDRKQVEQGIAGLSLGTIRNLTIEDVLGPAPAPEGGR from the coding sequence ATGCTGGACCCTTCGCTCATCCGTGCGGCCGCGAGCTTCGTGGCCTATGTCCTGATTGTGGCAGGACCAAGCCTCTTCGCTCAGGCGCCTGACCGGAGCAAACCGCCTTCCCCCGGACCGATCCCCTCGCTGAAACTTCCTCCGATCCAGCATCTCAAGTTGTCGAATGACCTCCAGGTCATATTGATGGAGAAGCATAACGTTTCCCTTGTCCAGATGGAACTGGTCGCTCAGACCGGCTCTGCGATGGATCCGCCCGCGTTGCCCGGACTTGCCGACATGACCGCGTCGATGCTCGAAGAGGGGGCCGGCTCGAGGACCGCGCTGCAACTTGCGGATGCGATCGATTTTCTCGGCGCGAATATCTCCCCGTACGCGGGGCAGCACACGCTCGGCGTGGTGATGCACGCTTCGCTTTCCAAGGTTGATTCCGCGCTCGCGCTCTTCGCGGACATGGTCTTACGGCCCACCTTTCCGTCAGAAGAACTTGAGCGGAACAGGAAGGAGCGTCTCACCACGCTCACCCAGTGGCGGGACGATCCGCCGCAGATCTCAAGGGTGCTCTTCAACCAAACGCTCTTTGGGCCGGACCACCCGTACGGCAGAATCACGATCGGAAACGAGAAGAGCCTTCGCGCGATGTCGGTGGACGATTTGAGAAAATTTCACAGGAAGTACGTCCGACCGAACAACTCCGCCCTGATCGTTGTCGGGGACGTCACCGCGAAGGAGATCCTCCCCAGGCTGGAGGACGCGTTCGGCAAATGGGAAAGGGGAGAGACCGACCAGCAGCCGTTTCCCGCGGCGGAACAGGTGAAGGAGCGGACGGTCTACCTTGTCGACAAACCGGGGGCGCCGCAATCGGTGATCACGGTCGGAAGGATCGGGGCCAGGCGCGCAACGGAGGATTACTTCCCGCTGATCGTGATGAACACGATTCTCGGCGGATCGTTCAGGTCGCGGTTGAACCAGAACCTCCGGGAGACCCATGGCTACACCTACGGGGCGTTTTCCGGATTTGATTTTCTGATGAATCCGGGGGCATTCCGCGCTGCCGCTTCGGTCCAGACGGCGGTGACGGACAAGGCGTTGACGGAATTCATGAAGGAGATCAAGGGGATCCTCGAGCCGGTCTCCGACGAAGAGCTCTCGAGGGCAGAAAACTATTTGACGCTCAAATATCCCGGAAACTTCCAGTCGGTCGCCCAGGTGGCTGACCAGCTCGTCGATCTTTTCCTCTACCGACTGGGCGATGAATACTTCGATGAGTACAACAGCCGCGTTCGCGCCGTCACAAAGGAAGACGTGCAGCGGGTCGCGCGCAAGTACCTTGACCCGGAAAAGATGGCGATTGTCGTCGTCGGAGACAGGAAACAGGTCGAACAGGGGATCGCAGGACTGAGCCTCGGGACGATCAGGAATCTGACGATCGAAGACGTGCTCGGCCCGGCGCCGGCGCCCGAGGGGGGCCGGTAG
- a CDS encoding pitrilysin family protein, producing MTAKVVASVLPTFLVLTLAQAQLAVKFERFSLPNGLEVILHEDHSVPVVSCNMWYHVGSANEKPGRTGFAHLFEHVMFEGSGHVPVGMFDEWLEAAGGQNNASTSADRTNYWENVPSNALELALFLESDRAAHLIDAMTPAKLDAQRDVVKNERRESYENQPYGMASILLDENIYPPDHPYHWPTIGSMEDLTAASFDDVVEFFRKYYVPNNASLAIAGDIDPARTKTLVQKWFSDVPRGKPVPPLGIPPASITQEKRLVHEDKVQLPRLYISWITPRHFAPGDAELDVLSNILTGSKNARLFKRLVYDLQIAQDVSSGQESSFLGSKFSIVVTARAGHTLAELEEVVREELQRIKDEPPTLREVQRAVNGFEANFLDRLEQIGGFGGKADQLNAYFTETGNPDYFNEDLSRYRALSPEDIRNAARTFLRDDGNVVLSIVPEGKRDLAAPARQGGVK from the coding sequence ATGACAGCCAAGGTTGTTGCGTCGGTCCTGCCGACGTTTCTCGTTCTCACGCTCGCACAAGCGCAGCTCGCCGTGAAATTTGAAAGATTCTCTCTTCCGAACGGGCTTGAGGTGATCCTCCATGAGGACCATTCGGTTCCGGTCGTCTCGTGCAACATGTGGTATCACGTGGGGTCGGCAAATGAGAAACCGGGGAGGACGGGGTTCGCGCATCTCTTCGAGCACGTGATGTTTGAGGGATCGGGCCACGTGCCGGTCGGCATGTTCGACGAATGGCTCGAAGCGGCCGGCGGGCAGAACAACGCCTCCACGAGCGCGGACCGGACGAACTACTGGGAGAACGTCCCGAGCAACGCGCTCGAGCTCGCCCTCTTTCTGGAATCCGACAGGGCCGCTCACCTGATCGACGCGATGACGCCCGCGAAGCTGGACGCCCAGCGCGATGTCGTCAAAAATGAAAGGCGCGAGTCGTACGAGAACCAGCCCTACGGCATGGCCTCGATCCTGCTCGACGAAAATATTTATCCCCCCGATCATCCGTACCATTGGCCGACCATCGGCTCTATGGAGGACCTCACCGCGGCGAGTTTCGACGACGTCGTGGAGTTCTTCAGGAAATACTACGTGCCGAACAACGCGAGCCTCGCCATCGCGGGGGATATCGATCCTGCGAGGACGAAAACCCTTGTGCAAAAATGGTTCAGCGACGTTCCCAGGGGGAAGCCCGTCCCCCCGCTCGGGATACCTCCGGCCTCGATCACGCAGGAAAAGCGGCTCGTGCATGAGGACAAGGTCCAGCTTCCCCGGCTCTATATCAGTTGGATCACCCCGCGGCATTTCGCTCCCGGCGATGCGGAGCTCGATGTCCTGTCGAACATCCTGACCGGAAGCAAGAACGCAAGGCTTTTCAAGCGTCTCGTGTACGATCTTCAGATCGCACAGGATGTTTCCTCGGGACAGGAGTCGTCCTTCCTCGGGTCTAAATTCTCGATCGTCGTGACCGCCCGGGCAGGGCATACGCTTGCCGAGCTTGAGGAAGTGGTCCGCGAAGAGCTCCAAAGGATCAAGGACGAACCCCCCACGCTCCGGGAGGTTCAGCGGGCGGTCAACGGGTTCGAGGCGAACTTTCTCGATCGCCTGGAGCAGATCGGCGGGTTCGGCGGCAAGGCCGACCAGCTTAACGCGTATTTCACCGAAACAGGGAACCCGGATTATTTCAACGAGGACCTGTCAAGATACAGGGCGCTCTCCCCCGAAGACATCCGCAACGCGGCAAGGACATTTCTCAGGGACGACGGGAATGTCGTCCTGAGCATTGTTCCGGAAGGGAAGAGGGATCTGGCGGCTCCGGCGAGACAAGGGGGCGTGAAGTGA
- a CDS encoding NADH-quinone oxidoreductase subunit I: MTPTDASKRHPEIVHKRDLSFLEKLYIPQIAKGLWITMAQMFRPKFTRQYPEERWDPPASFRGRPVLVEDHGIERCVACGLCARVCPALAIEVQGSESELPKERYPVVFEINMLRCIFCGFCEEVCPEEAIVMSKDYELTFTSQQDAIFGKDKLLTPAEKLKDRLEFLRANR, translated from the coding sequence ATGACCCCCACTGACGCCTCCAAGCGACATCCCGAAATTGTCCACAAGAGGGATCTCTCGTTCCTCGAGAAGCTGTACATCCCGCAAATCGCGAAGGGCCTCTGGATCACGATGGCGCAGATGTTCAGGCCCAAGTTCACGCGCCAGTACCCGGAGGAGCGGTGGGATCCACCCGCGTCGTTCCGGGGAAGGCCGGTGCTCGTGGAGGATCACGGCATCGAACGCTGCGTAGCGTGCGGCCTCTGCGCGCGAGTCTGCCCGGCGCTCGCGATCGAGGTGCAGGGTTCCGAGAGCGAGCTTCCGAAGGAGCGGTATCCGGTCGTGTTCGAGATCAACATGCTGCGCTGCATCTTCTGCGGGTTTTGCGAGGAGGTCTGCCCGGAAGAGGCGATCGTGATGAGCAAGGATTACGAGCTGACCTTCACGAGCCAGCAGGACGCGATTTTCGGGAAAGACAAGTTGCTCACCCCCGCGGAAAAGCTTAAGGACCGGTTGGAGTTCCTGCGCGCGAACCGGTGA